A stretch of the Longimicrobium sp. genome encodes the following:
- the pnuC gene encoding nicotinamide riboside transporter PnuC: MSTIEWIAAAFGVVSVWLSVRENVWSWPTAIVNTALYVLVFRNARLYADMGLQVIYIAISLYGWYHWLHGGTGHGELRVSRIRRHELLCLPVLAVACTLALAALLSRYTNATLPYLDSTLTVCSLIAQWLMTRKILENWMLWVVLDVAYVALFIHRALYPTALLYAVFLVLAAMGHVQWTRSYRAHMEPAA; the protein is encoded by the coding sequence GTGAGCACAATCGAGTGGATCGCGGCCGCGTTCGGCGTGGTGAGCGTCTGGCTGAGCGTGCGCGAGAACGTGTGGAGTTGGCCCACGGCCATCGTCAACACGGCGCTCTACGTCCTCGTCTTCCGCAACGCGCGGCTGTACGCGGACATGGGGCTGCAGGTGATCTACATCGCCATCTCGCTGTACGGCTGGTACCACTGGCTGCACGGCGGCACCGGCCACGGCGAGCTGCGCGTGTCCCGCATCCGCAGGCACGAGCTCCTCTGCCTGCCCGTGCTGGCGGTGGCGTGCACCCTTGCGCTCGCCGCGCTCCTGAGCCGCTACACGAACGCCACACTCCCGTACCTGGACTCCACACTCACCGTGTGCAGCCTGATCGCCCAGTGGCTGATGACGCGCAAAATCCTGGAGAACTGGATGTTGTGGGTCGTGCTCGACGTAGCGTACGTCGCGCTCTTCATCCATCGCGCGCTCTACCCTACGGCGCTCCTCTACGCCGTATTCCTCGTTCTCGCCGCGATGGGCCACGTGCAATGGACGCGCTCGTACCGGGCTCATATGGAGCCAGCGGCATGA
- a CDS encoding TIGR04283 family arsenosugar biosynthesis glycosyltransferase — MSGRISIIVPALDEVAGIREALAPLQPLRESGHEVIVVDGGSTDGTPALATPLADQVIASPRGRAVQQNAGAAAASGDVLLFLHADTQLPVGADTLVLDGLRRTGCGWGRFDVRLTGRHPLLRVVERMIGIRSRLSGIATGDQAIFVRREWFQRVGGFPDLPLMEDVAITRALKRLAPPLCLRACVTTSSRRWEERGVARTILLMWHLRWSYFRGADPAELAQRYR; from the coding sequence GTGAGCGGGCGCATCTCCATCATCGTACCGGCACTCGACGAGGTCGCCGGCATCCGTGAGGCGCTCGCCCCGCTCCAGCCGCTCCGCGAGAGCGGCCACGAGGTGATCGTGGTGGATGGCGGAAGCACCGACGGCACTCCGGCCCTGGCCACGCCGCTGGCCGACCAGGTGATCGCGTCCCCACGAGGACGTGCCGTTCAGCAGAACGCTGGCGCCGCCGCCGCGTCCGGCGACGTCCTTCTCTTCCTCCACGCCGACACCCAGCTCCCGGTTGGAGCCGACACCCTGGTGCTCGACGGGCTGCGGCGCACGGGATGCGGGTGGGGCCGCTTCGACGTGCGCCTCACCGGCCGCCATCCGCTCCTGCGCGTGGTGGAGCGGATGATCGGCATCCGCTCGCGCCTGAGCGGGATCGCGACGGGCGACCAGGCGATCTTTGTGCGGCGCGAGTGGTTCCAACGTGTCGGCGGATTCCCCGATCTGCCGCTGATGGAGGACGTCGCGATCACCCGCGCCCTAAAGCGCCTCGCCCCGCCGCTCTGCCTTCGCGCCTGCGTGACCACCTCCAGCCGTCGCTGGGAGGAGCGCGGAGTCGCGCGCACCATCCTGCTGATGTGGCACCTGCGCTGGTCCTATTTTCGTGGCGCCGACCCGGCCGAGCTGGCGCAGCGGTATCGCTGA
- a CDS encoding TIGR04282 family arsenosugar biosynthesis glycosyltransferase: MVTLVFVRAPVAGRVKTRLAAALSAEGALLIYRRLAEHALREARALGGEVRVHFTPADACDEVRAWLGEGPCYLPQSTGDLGARMEAAFRAALEEGADRVVIIGSDLPELSAALLRRAFAELESHPAVIGPARDGGYYLLGLRTMIEGLFDGIPWSTDEVLARTLERLRAAGIEPAVLDTLSDVDEVDDLPAGWAEWARAEAAR, from the coding sequence ATGGTGACGCTCGTCTTCGTCCGCGCGCCCGTGGCGGGGCGGGTGAAGACGCGCCTGGCCGCCGCCCTCAGCGCGGAGGGGGCGCTGCTCATCTACCGGCGGTTGGCCGAGCACGCGCTCCGCGAGGCGCGGGCGCTGGGTGGCGAGGTGCGCGTCCACTTCACCCCCGCGGACGCATGCGACGAGGTGCGCGCGTGGCTCGGCGAAGGCCCGTGCTACCTTCCGCAGTCCACCGGCGACCTGGGCGCCCGCATGGAGGCCGCCTTCCGCGCCGCCCTCGAAGAGGGGGCGGATCGCGTCGTCATCATCGGCTCCGACCTTCCCGAGCTTTCCGCGGCGCTGCTGCGGCGGGCATTCGCTGAGCTGGAATCGCACCCCGCCGTGATCGGCCCGGCGCGCGACGGCGGCTACTACCTCCTGGGATTGCGGACGATGATCGAAGGCCTGTTCGATGGCATCCCGTGGAGCACGGATGAGGTGCTCGCCCGCACGCTGGAGCGGTTGCGCGCGGCCGGCATCGAGCCCGCCGTCCTCGACACGCTCTCCGACGTCGACGAGGTGGACGACCTCCCCGCCGGCTGGGCGGAGTGGGCGCGCGCGGAGGCGGCGCGGTGA
- a CDS encoding fasciclin domain-containing protein, whose protein sequence is MKKTIAMVMIAMAVTAGTASAQASRANAAGMTRATVMVGGQSMLPTRDIVDNAVNSADHTTLVAAVKAADLVQTLKGRGPFTVFAPVNDAFENLPEGTVATLLRPENKAALAKVLTYHVVPGRHTAADLMRMIRQGNGTATLRTASGGTLTAMMNGPMNVTLRDESGNVASISTYDVLQSNGVIHVINKVLLPR, encoded by the coding sequence ATGAAGAAGACGATTGCGATGGTGATGATCGCTATGGCCGTGACGGCGGGAACCGCCTCCGCGCAGGCGAGCCGCGCCAACGCGGCGGGGATGACGCGGGCGACGGTGATGGTGGGCGGCCAGTCGATGCTCCCGACGCGCGACATCGTGGACAACGCGGTGAACTCGGCGGACCACACTACGCTGGTGGCGGCGGTGAAGGCGGCAGACCTGGTGCAGACGCTCAAGGGGCGCGGGCCGTTCACGGTCTTCGCGCCGGTCAACGACGCGTTCGAGAACCTCCCCGAGGGCACGGTCGCCACGCTGCTGCGCCCGGAGAACAAGGCGGCGCTCGCAAAGGTGCTGACCTACCACGTCGTCCCGGGCCGCCACACCGCCGCGGACCTGATGCGCATGATCCGCCAGGGGAACGGCACCGCCACCCTGCGCACCGCCAGCGGCGGCACCCTCACCGCCATGATGAACGGGCCGATGAACGTCACGCTCCGCGACGAGTCCGGCAACGTCGCGAGCATCTCCACCTACGACGTGCTCCAGTCCAACGGCGTGATCCACGTCATCAACAAGGTCCTGCTGCCGCGGTAG
- a CDS encoding NAD(P)-dependent oxidoreductase — protein sequence MRVAFVGMGRMGLPMARNLARAGHTVAAWNRTPERAAPLAAEGVRTADSLADAVHDAEVAITMLADDRALGSVAFSPRGISGTLAKGAVHLGMSTIGVRLSRRLAARHASLGQRYVAAPVFGRPDAAEAARLKIVASGDAEGIERCRPLFDALGDRVFELGSDAPAANVVKLCGNFVLASMIRALGEAFALARKSGVEPAALEEVLSGTLLGSPAFPAYARQIVEGRFDPPGMPMRLGLKDVRLALAAADAAEVPMPLASLLRDSLLSGVARGRGDLDWAALAALIAEDAGLT from the coding sequence ATGCGAGTGGCGTTCGTAGGGATGGGGAGGATGGGGCTGCCGATGGCGCGCAACCTGGCACGCGCGGGGCACACGGTCGCGGCATGGAACCGGACGCCGGAACGGGCGGCGCCGCTCGCCGCGGAAGGCGTGCGCACTGCGGACTCGCTCGCGGACGCGGTGCACGACGCGGAGGTGGCGATCACCATGCTGGCCGACGACCGCGCGCTGGGCTCCGTCGCCTTTTCGCCGCGGGGGATCTCCGGCACGCTGGCGAAGGGCGCGGTGCACCTGGGGATGAGCACGATCGGCGTGCGCCTGTCGCGGCGGCTGGCGGCGCGGCACGCCTCGCTGGGGCAGCGCTACGTGGCGGCGCCTGTGTTCGGCAGGCCCGATGCGGCGGAGGCGGCGCGGCTCAAGATCGTCGCCTCCGGCGACGCGGAGGGGATCGAGCGCTGCCGCCCCCTCTTCGACGCGCTCGGCGACCGCGTGTTCGAGCTCGGCTCCGATGCTCCGGCCGCGAACGTGGTGAAGCTGTGCGGCAATTTCGTGCTGGCCTCGATGATCCGCGCGCTGGGCGAAGCGTTCGCGCTGGCGCGGAAGAGCGGTGTGGAGCCGGCGGCGCTGGAGGAGGTGCTCTCCGGCACGCTCCTGGGCTCGCCCGCGTTTCCCGCGTACGCGCGGCAGATCGTGGAAGGCCGCTTCGACCCGCCGGGGATGCCGATGCGGCTGGGCCTCAAGGACGTGCGCCTCGCCCTCGCCGCCGCCGATGCCGCGGAGGTGCCGATGCCGCTCGCCTCCCTGCTGCGCGACTCCCTCCTCTCCGGTGTGGCGCGCGGCCGCGGCGACCTGGACTGGGCCGCCCTCGCCGCTCTGATCGCGGAGGATGCGGGTCTCACCTGA